A stretch of the Alosa alosa isolate M-15738 ecotype Scorff River chromosome 16, AALO_Geno_1.1, whole genome shotgun sequence genome encodes the following:
- the zmp:0000000991 gene encoding mucin-12 → MSTGEFIREISVSETEKANFPAAFLPQKDFRRKAFQRKRRLWDIRDVERRLKGGHQRDLNHKNKPGSKSLAELSHSTERPTDTELLSGTVRIKEDNPTFRPDKTQPSQPTCGSILELGHTLIEQDQAALGGTFREETQQQQDTFSNTEGNKEETPQKSFGSELALFTAKEELTTLHLENERATSCQSQNAFGSHTSPLDLREDKHTVILKRQGETGDRYAQYMKKVIQIRVTEFTVPGNVTKTGQLNPHELKSDSSAKSNCDCQPILCKFLDQTEDIIFPFSQSFDSAVTHSQHGQAPDMLTSSVVTGFAPNWSARSRKQKQGAADVSLNATEQEMQRRRQEVHVPSSLFGREVVFPEVSNKENALSMTSSTSTDSPSNLFNLRNNRPVKRRISRAFSAGMGGGKADAKTEVVHPLTSPADTVLRPVSPHSLDLHWSRSVSQPGQFSSMNSPPTTTGSLLLSFRKMNLSSKSTGTPSETHPITSNSSLNRQNKNVSRMSEPMSYVTLQRNRAKSHLSPPQPLSSPINKPKGTSEFFSLSTSSESLRPRLFLYPNNNIEIPSSSNTTSNSDREQTTTSPQYNKLDGLKNTPLSPTPGSMLRRQHTLQGDSLLQSTPSHTSNLRRTNTLSNVSNLLNNNRVGTMLTNDSEGRTAPTYSSSIYSGIPRVYDSLASRNLNALTSSTDASSRNVTNFDRYTRSNNNGIQRAQTVHIPTMSRRSKTASVSESPQIDTPVSPREKYSLCLSTNLTSPLPLRNSTNTAPLVQQSLLNAPKPLSIRETNITDTPHYISAADKNRSPVERAAISPLWQKNVENLAPAGKQSQLSQSPSKSPDPLSPARSKRNICAPTTFSSLRPNSPASPTSPTPPPSLFQSQRRETPPSPPSQETIQLKQSESSPAHAPTTFSSLKFSSPALDTSPTPPSSLPQLQRRETPVSPPLQEKILPLKQFESSPVHTPTTFSSFRLSSPALDTSPTPPSSLLQSQRRETLVSSPPQDKNIQLRKGSESSLAHTSCPVSKFSFDLSTHDRQRSISKTDSTGTSVPGSSSISEKNDRSPMSLSPYISLRSARQTPGSVSSPSNPKSLRSASFDSTVNPSETVSTLRSPYLLVKLSEEQLNTVGKQPSQVPAPAPLRKSMSVDTLGLVQQCTNQPVSTTSKYISDAKDSKCTSPRITLSPSESTASVSIFETQTHKQHDKMPVFRSDNVSKAFPTQTEKKGYQLNQSDSSGQKVDKHKSKDVSDSQSQKWSLFSKNQKDRSSCRKEDKPLTQSLEKTKKNSFGNRMDQMLDRLMSFTVKYRDGDASLKTEDTSLHQSASSSGPSIPGSQGRLESCDQAKDRDSHFHSASATSPGLFIHDQIATKPPKPPKSKESEMSFLKVPQPKGHVKTKQEQKLNNRHVNQYSTLPANWRTSKMSSNSSSPIDFYSEDVKTDRNFSSTSKPRRKTTSLCEPQHDHSISSAWDEEGLLPSKELYSCSDIKYGLNHKRSISVSSVQSSRPSGTGRISRSSSRASSIGDLTSAADLMTLDDLMTQEATLNPDHSGTPIALQIPKNESPNRVWSPASLERTSFLWESEPTPPPSPTCSPTTRRLSRAPSSSSQGSRSSPDSVSPRGLLPSKNYTCNLSVFEESDSDSTTTDDEYYLNDDNGEETEL, encoded by the exons ATGTCAACGGGTGAATTCATTAGAGAGATCAGTGTGTCGGAGACAGAGAAAGCGAACTTCCCAGCTGCTTTCCTTCCGCAGAAGGATTTTCGTAGGAAAGCCTTTCAGAGAAAAAG AAGACTGTGGGACATAAGGGATGTGGAACGGAGGCTTAAAGGCGGACACCAGCGTGATCTGAACCATAAAAATAAGCCTGGAAGCAAATCCCTTGCAGAGCTGTCACACAGCACTGAAAGGCCCACAGATACAG AACTGCTAAGTGGAACTGTACGAATCAAGGAGGACAACCCAACTTTTCGCCCAGATAAAACTCAACCTTCTCAACCAACGTGTGGCTCTATCCTTGAATTAGGCCACACCTTAATAGAACAAGACCAGGCAGCGCTAGGTGGAACGTTCAG AGAGGAGACTCAACAGCAACAAGATACATTTAGTAACACAGAG GGAAATAAAGAAGAGACTCCTCAAAAAAGTTTTGGCAGTGAACTTGCACTCTTCACAGCTAAGGAGGAACTGACAACATTACATTTGGAGAATGAGAGGGCGACGTCATGTCAATCACAGAATGCCTTTGGATCCCATACCTCTCCTCTGGATTTAAGAGAAGACAAACACACTGTCATTTTAAAGAGACAAGGTGAAACAGGAGACCGTTATGCACAATATATGAAGAAAGTGATACAAATTAGGGTCACAGAGTTTACCGTTCCGGGCAATGTGACAAAAACAGGACAACTTAATCCACACGAACTGAAAAGTGATTCCAGTGCAAAGTCCAACTGTGACTGTCAACCAATTTTATGCAAGTTCTTGGACCAGACTGAGGACATCATCTTTCCCTTTTCACAGAGTTTTGATTCTGCTGTGACCCATTCGCAGCACGGCCAGGCTCCAGACATGCTGACGTCTTCTGTAGTGACCGGATTTGCCCCTAATTGGAGCGCCCGGTCCAGGAAACAGAAACAGGGTGCTGCAGATGTAAGCCTAAACGCTACAGAACAGGAAATGCAGAGGAGAAGACAGGAAGTCCATGTGCCTTCATCTCTCTTTGGCAGGGAGGTTGTGTTTCCAGAGGTGAGCAATAAAGAGAATGCCCTGTCCATGACCAGCAGTACTTCTACTGATTCACCGAGCAATCTGTTCAACTTGAGGAACAACAGGCCTGTAAAGCGCCGCATCTCAAGGGCCTTTTCAGCAGGGATGGGTGGAGGAAAGGCCGATGCTAAAACAGAGGTTGTCCACCCACTAACTTCACCAGCGGATACAGTGTTGAGACCTGTGTCTCCCCATTCTCTGGACCTCCACTGGTCAAGGAGTGTTAGTCAACCAGGCCAGTTTTCCAGCATGAACTCCCCTCCTACCACTACTGGCAGTCTACTACTTTCCTTCAGGAAGATGAACTTGAGTTCCAAAAGTACAGGTACACCCTCAGAAACACACCCCATAACTTCAAACAGCTCCCTTAACCgccaaaataaaaatgtgtcaaGGATGTCCGAACCAATGTCTTATGTGACATTACAGAGGAACAGGGCAAAGTCACACCTCAGTCCCCCTCAGCCCCTCTCTAGTCCGATAAACAAACCAAAGGGGACATCAGAGTTCTTTTCCTTGTCAACCTCCTCTGAGAGTTTGAGGCCACGTCTGTTTCTTTATCCTAACAATAATATTGAAATACCTAGCTCATCTAACACAACTTCCAATTCAGACCGAGAGCAGACAACTACCTCCCCACAATACAACAAACTGGATGGTTTGAAAAACACTCCACTTAGTCCCACCCCTGGATCCATGCTTAGACGGCAACACACGTTACAAGGAGATAGTCTGCTACAAAgtacaccctcacacacttcTAATTTGAGGCGTACAAATACTTTAAGTAATGTGTCAAACCTTCTAAACAACAACAGAGTAGGAACCATGTTGACTAACGACAGTGAGGGAAGAACAGCACCAACGTACTCCTCGAGTATTTACAGTGGAATCCCTAGGGTATATGACAGCCTTGCATCAAGAAACCTGAACGCACTAACTAGCTCTACAGATGCAAGTTCACGAAATGTAACCAATTTCGACAGATATACCAGATCAAATAATAATGGAATACAACGAGCCCAGACGGTTCACATACCTACTATGTCCAGACGGTCAAAGACGGCATCCGTATCTGAAAGTCCCCAAATCGACACCCCAGTATCCCCGAGGGAAAAATATTCTTTATGTCTGTCAACCAACCTTACTTCACCTTTGCCATTAAGAAATTCCACAAATACAGCTCCACTGGTGCAACAGAGCTTGCTAAACGCCCCAAAGCCCCTGTCTATCAGAGAGACAAACATCACAGACACCCCACACTATATATCCGCTGCTGATAAAAATCGCTCCCCAGTTGAGAGGGCTGCCATATCCCCTTTGTGGCAAAAGAATGTGGAAAATCTGGCCCCAGCTGGGAAGCAGTCCCAGTTGTCCCAGAGTCCATCTAAGTCACCAGATCCTCTGTCTCCAGCCAGATCCAAACGTAATATCTGTGCTCCAACCACATTCTCATCTCTCAGGCCTAACAGCCCTGCTTCACCAACCTCCCCAACGCCACCTCCCTCACTGTTCCAGTCACAAAGAAGAGAgactcctccctctccaccatCACAAGAGACCATACAGCTGAAGCAGTCTGAATCAAGCCCTGCACATGCTCCAACCACTTTCTCATCCCTCAAATTTAGCAGCCCAGCTTTGGACACCTCACCTACACCCCCTTCTTCACTGCCCCAGTTGCAAAGAAGAGAGACTCCTGTGTCTCCACCATTACAAGAGAAAATCCTACCGCTGAAGCAGTTTGAATCAAGCCCAGTCCACACTCCAACCACATTCTCATCCTTCAGGCTTAGCAGCCCAGCTTTAGACACCTCACCTACACCCCCTTCTTCACTGCTTCAGTCGCAAAGAAGAGAGACTCTTGTCTCTTCACCACCACAAGACAAGAACATACAGCTGAGGAAGGGCTCTGAATCCAGCTTAGCACATACCTCCTGTCCCGTCTCAAAATTTAGTTTTGATCTTAGTACACATGACAGGCAGAGGTCCATCTCAAAGACAGATTCCACTGGGACCTCTGTACCTGGTTCTTCTTCTATCTCTGAAAAGAATGACAGGTCCCCTATGAGTCTCTCGCCTTATATCAGCCTCCGCTCTGCAAGGCAGACACCTGGTAGTGTCTCCTCTCCATCGAATCCCAAAAGCCTGAGGTCTGCCTCGTTTGATAGCACAGTAAACCCCTCAGAAACTGTGTCCACCTTACGCTCACCATACTTGTTGGTGAAATTATCTGAGGAACAGCTGAACACTGTTGGCAAGCAGCCATCGCAAgtaccagcaccagcaccactcAGAAAATCTATGTCGGTAGACACTCTGGGACTTGTTCAACAATGCACCAACCAGCCTGTTTCAACTACTTCAAAGTACATTTCAGATGCCAAAGACAGTAAGTGCACATCTCCTAGAATAACTTTAAGCCCCTCGGAATCAACAGCTTCTGTTTCTATTTTTGAAACACAGACTCATAAACAACATGACAAGATGCCGGTTTTCAGAAGTGACAATGTTAGCAAAGCATTTCCTACACAAACTGAGAAAAAGGGTTATCAACTTAACCAATCAGATAGCAGCGGTCAGAAAGTGGATAAACACAAGAGCAAGGATGTATCAGATTCACAAAGCCAAAAGTGGAGTTTGTTTTCAAAGAACCAGAAAGACCGCAGCTCTTGCCGGAAGGAAGACAAACCACTGACACAGTCTTTAGAGAAAACCAAGAAAAATTCTTTTGGCAACAGAATGGACCAAATGTTAGATCGATTGATGTCATTTACTGTCAAATATCGAGATGGGGATGCAAGTTTGAAGACAGAGGACACATCTTTGCATCAGAGCGCTTCCAGTAGTGGGCCGAGTATACCAGGGAGCCAAGGCAGATTAGAGTCATGTGATCAGGCAAAAGATAGAGACAGTCACTTCCACTCTGCCTCTGCTACCAGTCCTGGTCTATTCATACATGACCAGATAGCAACCAAACCACCAAAGCCACCAAAAAGTAAGGAATCTGAGATGTCATTTCTCAAAGTACCTCAACCAAAAGGTCacgttaaaacaaaacaagagcAAAAACTAAACAACAGGCATGTCAACCAGTATTCCACCCTTCCGGCCAACTGGAGAACTTCCAAAATGTCCTCCAACTCCAGCAGTCCCATAGACTTTTATTCAGAGGATGTAAAAACTGACAGGAATTTCTCTAGCACAAGTAAACCGAGGAGAAAAACGACATCTTTGTGTGAACCACAGCATGACCATAGCATTAGCAGTGCTTGGGATGAAGAGGGACTGTTGCCTAGCAAAGAGCTATACTCTTGCTCAGACATTAAGTATGGTTTGAACCACAAACGGTCCATCTCTGTTAGTAGTGTACAGTCCAGTCGACCCTCAGGTACTGGGCGTATCTCAAGGTCAAGCTCAAGGGCCAGCAGCATCGGTGACCTCACATCTGCTGCTGACCTCATGACCCTGGATGACCTTATGACTCAGGAGGCCACATTGAACCCAGATCATAGTGGCACACCTATAGCCCTTCAGATACCGAAAAACGAATCACCTAACCGAGTCTGGAGCCCAGCTAGCCTGGAGAGAACTTCATTTTTGTGGGAAAGTGAGCCAACTCCTCCGCCATCTCCCACGTGTTCACCCACTACCAGGCGTCTGTCCCGAGCTCCAAGCTCCTCCTCTCAGGGCAGTCGTTCTTCTCCTGACAGCGTGTCGCCCAGAGGGCTCCTACCATCCAAGAACTACACCTGCAATTTGTCAGTGTTTGAAGAGTCAGATTCTGACTCCACTACGACTGACGATGAGTATTATCTGAACGATGACAATGGGGAAGAGACAGAGCTCTAG
- the chodl gene encoding chondrolectin produces the protein MKLWRMRVDMIAIRILSGLSVLVLHAHGARVVSGQTVCHGGPEQPCYKIAYFRDMTSRVAFWEASQACELDGGSLLSVDNAAEQRHVEWLLREISSIADGDFWIGLTRSDGDSTQEHAGVTSCPDLYRWTDGSVSEFRNWYFDEPSCGGEACVVMYHQPTAHHGLGGAYLYQWNDDRCNMKHNFICKYEPESHLVKEQGDRPGIRETDAHASEESANTKPAVDAEDGESPVLVADPSGMFLVYVIIPTIPLLLLILVASGTCCFQMLSKSKPRTKTSVNQSTLWISKSPKSGSAMEV, from the exons ATGAAACTCTGGAGGATGCGCGTGGACATGATTGCTATTCGAATTTTGTCCGGGTTGAGCGTCCTTGTCCTACATGCCCATGGCGCGAGAGTTGTAAGCG GCCAGACCGTGTGCCATGGGGGCCCAGAGCAGCCGTGCTACAAGATCGCCTACTTCCGCGACATGACGAGCCGCGTGGCCTTCTGGGAGGCGAGTCAGGCGTGCGAGCTGGACGGCGGCTCGCTGCTGAGCGTGGACAACGCCGCCGAGCAGCGCCACGTCGAGTGGCTCCTGCGGGAGATCAGCAGCATCGCCGACGGAGACTTCTGGATCGGCCTGACCCGCTCGGACGGCGACAGCACCCAGGAGCACGCCGGGGTCACCTCCTGCCCAGACCTTTACCGCTGGACGGACGGGAGTGTGTCGGAGTTCAG GAACTGGTACTTTGACGAGCCGTCGTGTGGGGGCGAGGCCTGCGTGGTGATGTATCACCAGCCCACCGCGCATCACGGCCTGGGCGGAGCCTACCTGTACCAGTGGAACGATGACAGATGCAACATGAAGCACAACTTCATCTGCAAATATGAGCCAG AGAGCCATTTGGTGAAGGAACAAGGGGACAGGCCTGGAATTCGTGAAACAG ACGCTCACGCATCAGAGGAGTCTGCGAACACGAAGCCAGCTGTGGATGCGGAGGACGGGGAGAGTCCAGTGTTAGTGGCTGACCCCTCAG GTATGTTCCTGGTGTACGTGATCATTCCAACCATTCCGTTGCTGCTGCTCATCTTGGTGGCGTCCGGGACCTGCTGCTTCCAGATGCTCAGCAAAAG